The region CAAAAATAAGAAGGCAATTTTGGGGTTCAAGGATATAACAGAAGGCCTACTAAGGAGATCTTTAATTACAACTCGAGAAGCAAATTCATCATCAGTCAGTCCTCTGGTAAGTGCAGGAGGAAGCCAATTTTGCAATGCCTCGCAACCATTATATGAGAATATATAACATGCTGCGAAATTCTGAGGAGGATAAATATATGAACAGATTACGAAGAAGCTGACTAATGAGACCAATACAATAATCCATGTCGGCTTCTTTAAATGGCTGCGCGGGCGAGCCATAAGcaacataggtgattcttttgtGCCCATACGCCAGCCCTGAGTTGACTTCATCTAGAAAAGATGCATCATTGTATGTCAATTCTAAAACAATACTCGATCGTGTTCCACTGCCCGCCTCAAACACGAAATGCACCAAAGTAAGATCACATAAAGCGGAGCCTGCATCAAGAGTCTGAATATTAAGAAAGTTAAACTTCATCAGGCTCATTAATTCAAACTATTGTGATACTGATTTGGCACAATACGGAAATTGCAAATAGGAAAATCATGTTTGCAAAACAGGGATCAGAGAGATCAAATGAACGGTGCATATAAATTACTATCACTATAGTACTAAAACTGCAGATTCAAATTCCCAAAATTCAGCCGGCCACACAAAATCCAAAAGGCAAGGCCGAATCTGAATCGACGACTTTCTGGAAGCTGTAAAAATTGACAACTGAAATCGGAGACGGATAAAGCTAGTCTAGATCAAAATCAGGATGAGTCATGCAGTCGCAGAAGAATGTAGAGAAGAAAGAAATGAGCAATTTacctgaagaagaagaagaggagggaAGAGATGCGAAGAATTGAATCGTGGAGCAGAATGATGTGTATGTACGTCTGCgtatatataattatagtaTATGTGTGTGAGATCTAGGGCACATCGAGCTAGTATTTGACCAATGAGGGGTTGACGGACGCTATAATATAATTAGGCTCAATTGATGCATAGGAGATGGGTGAGGATTCCAAGCTCTAGTGTGTGTTCGTTCTGGTGTTGGCTTCTgcattgagagagagagagagagagagagagagggattgGCTTCTGAATTCCGTCCAAGCATAAGAAACATTAGAGCCGGCGAGGAGTGGGGAGCACGCGCAGGGAAAGCGCATGTGGTCGCCAAATTGAAGATGCAACAAGTGGGCATGTGGGTTTTGAACTTGTCCATATATTTACCAGTCCCAAATTCGTGGACCAAATCAATCATAATTGCAATATTTATTGTATCTGGTGGCTAAGGAAAGGACGACGAAATTCACTACTAATTTTCAATTTGAATGaccggctccggctccggctccggctccggctccccattttatattttcataaattggacgataaataattaatacagTAGTATTTTGTTGTAAGTAGTTCAataaggggggggggggggggggggggggcgaaACAAGTCCAACTTGAGACGTGAGAAGAGCATGCAAAGTTTTATAAATTAATGGATAGAGGCAAGAACATGCAATATTCATCCAGATTCCTTCTCCGGTCAAAACTCAACCCAACCGTTGACCCCCTTTCTAATTAGGGAGTCTCCGCTTCCAACTATACCGTAACTTGcactttctttttctctctttttatttatctgtttatttgttttattttttttgaattaaataaaaaatcctATTTTTTCcagagagtatatatatatatatatatatatataaaactgACTTGCAGTACAATTTGCATATTAGTCCTCAAGTGATTCGGTATTCGTACTTACCTTTAGCTAAGTTGTACAATACTTCCTTTATACCATAAAAATACATCATTTAGGATTGACAAGGACTAATATGCAAATTGTAACCATTAATAACTTAATCCCAGTAGCTGAACAAACCAAATAATTAAAGGCCCAAGGCCCAAGCCCAACATTAAACATCCTAGTCCTCATTACTTCATCTGTTGTCATTTCTCCTTCTCACATCTGGGCGGGATGGCCATAGCAGTAGAGGAGTACTGGGTCCGGCATCGGCTAAACAACCCGTTGTAGGAGCGGCTTCGGCTTCATTCATTTCGTCCATGTACATGACACACTTAAACAAAGTTATAGGTGATATTTAATATCAAGGAACAACATAAAGTAATACTCCCACGTCACACACTCTTTCCTTATTAGTTAGTCCGttacacaaaaatatgcactttctaaaaTTGTAAACTCTTTTTTccattaacaatattttaattactttttctttctacttttcttttagttactaattatgcattaaaatctgtgttcaatcaaaaaatgcatattattgTAGAAAGGAGGATTCAACATGTCAGCAAAGCATTCATTCAAGTAATTAAGAATTATTTTTaagatttatttttatcaaactAGTGTCATgtgctatgcacgggccatATAATTTTCAAAGAAAGAAGATATATTTAcaactaattaaatcaaaataaagaatatatagaaaaatataaaacattattGCAAATTAAGAATATAAACTATTTAAATATTGTATTCATGAGATTATAAACAATtagaaaatattataaacaacaCCAAAAcatacttctacttctacttctcaCAATCCACTCTAACGAAAcatttcataataataatactattgaattatacatataaaatatcaGTTATAAGGGTAGAAACAAAGGGTATGAGGGaaataaatagaaatagaatagGATATACAAACAAAGGATGGAGAATTATTAAATACCAAagcaaataaagaaaattatttgaaaataaataaatagttcattTTACAAtcgatcaacaaaacatagGTATTCAAACACGCAAAAACAAAATCGTTAGAAACATCTCTCTCAAATCAATAATTCATACATTTTGAAAGACTTCTTTGTAAATAACATTAAGAGTAAAATCACTTCTACTATTAAAAGAATTCCCATAAAAACGCTACTTCTATTAAcatatttataaaagaaaatagaaaacatACACAACCAAATGTTATGAATAATGCAATAGTTCAATAgaagaattttaatttttaattatcataataatattaacaaagTTTAACGATAAAATAGTTATTAAAGTAGTATACCTATAGGCATTAAAccttacaaaatacaaaaattaatagaattcaattcaaataatgataaaaaatactTCCACATTGATACAAAGATGACGAAACAAAAGTGCTCTCATCCGCAAGAGATGTGTCAAGTTCATCACAAACAACTTCACTTATAATAATAGGACTTTCAACGGATGAACCAATATCGacttcaaaaaatatttattagtacaatggaattaaataatataaaattcagGGATTACTTCTATTAAACATGTAGCAAAACCGAAATATTCTTATTAAGTTTTGAAATTTACtataataattcaattaaagcataataaaattataaagatATACTTCAAAAAAATGGCCCAAAAATAATTtagggataactgccttaaaagtcatgaactttgcccgaattccggtttttcccacgagccATTTTtttggcgtataaagtcacgaactttacTTTTTGTCACCGATTTCCCATGGTGTGTTTTCCGGCAAACGAGTGAGATGACGTGTCGCGTTTAATTGACCTGGCGGATCGTGGCAGCTGACATGGAAGCTGATAtggtaataaaattaaaaaataaaaacacaaaaaacaatttaaaattaataatttaaatctaaACTTAATATCCCCCACCCCAACTCCAACACAAAAAACAATTGACCTGCGACGACGATGAACCAATCGACGAGGAACGTTGAGGCGACGCCATGGAGTGCTTGGCCGGGTTTCTTCCCAGACAAGCCGAATCCGAACCCGTAAGTTTATGTTTACCATTGTTTGGAGTATGTGGCCGGATAAAACTATAAAATTGTTTGGTTGTgttgattttttcaaaattatttggAGTATCCTCAAGTTTGGTTGTGTTGATTCTTTCAGTGAACCCTTTCTGCTGCGGATTTACCATGGGGGTAAATTTATACCTGATGGGAGGATTTGCGAGAAATACGTAGGTGGGGAAATGTGGGAAGGCAATGGGTTTGATCAAGATAGGTTTGGGTACTTTGACCTAGTGGATGAACTGAATAAACTAGGGTTTCATAGCTGGGATAGACTATGCTTCAAGAGAAAATGGGGAATGGAGTTTCTTAACATAAAGGGTGATGCAGATGTGATGTTAATGTTGAAGTTTCTGACAACAGTTAGGCAACAAATTTGTGATGTGTATGTTGTAGGTGGGAAGGGTGGGCTTGAGAACATTGATAAAGATAAATCAGTGGGTGGGGGAGACAATGTGGGTGAGGAAGCTGCCATGAATAGAGTGGAAGTGTTTGAGTCAGTGAAAATGAGTAAGGTTGATACTGTGAATAAGAGCCTGTCTACCAGAAGGAGTAGAAAAGAAACAACTACAAGGGCTGACAAGTTAAAGTCTATTTCTACCGAAGATGTTGTGGAGAAGAATGCTGAAAGTAGTGTTAAGAAAAGTTTGTTCCAATCTTCCAAGAAGTCAGTGGTTGAAAATATGGGTGATTCAGTGGGGAATAGGAAGGCAGCAGCAACTAAGGAGGTGGGAAAGAGTGTGGGTGAAGGTGTGGGAGGTGAGGATAATGATGCTGAGGATTTGGGTTATAATGTGGGAACTATAAGTGAATCTGTGGGGATGAGAGATATAACTGAGGAGAGTGTGGGGGATAAGACTGATTACAGTCTGGGAGTGGGTCTGGGAGATGACAGTGAAGATGATGGGAGTTATATGCCATCTTCTGAAGATGAGGAAACTGATGATGACATGGAGGCTGAGGAGTTGGTatccgaggatgaggaatacaCTCAGGGAaggaagaaagtaaaagagaacAAGGAGAATGAGTTTGTTGTTACAGATGACATATTTTATGGCACAGTGAGTGGAGGGAAGCAAAGTGAATATGTTTCTGAGGATGAGAATTCTGAAGAAGGGGACATATACTCTAGCTCAACTGATTCTCAGGATGAAGGGAGGAAAAGGTTAGAAAGGCATGCAAAGGTGATGTATGATCCACGGAGTGATCATAAGAGTTTGAAATTGTGTCTGGGTATGGGTTTTATTGATGGTTTTCAAGCAAGGGATGCTTTGACAGACAATGCTGTGGAAAATGGTAGGGAGATTCATTTTAAGAGAGCAAATAGGAAGCAATTTGAGGCAGGTTGTAAGAGTCCTTGCAAATGGTTTTGTGAACACCAAACAATGACTGTATCAATTTGTATGGGAGCATGAGACTTTGGAATTGGATGCTATTGTATGTATTAAACCGTGTGTTGTGTTAGCTAAGCTACAACAATAACTCACACTATGCTGCTTTTGAACTCAAAACTCAATGCATTCATAGAGGAAAATTCACTACATAGGAGTGTATTACATTGGAGTTCAACATGCATAGATCATTATACAGAAGTTATGTTAGCTAAGCTACAACAAGATCCGAAGTTATGTTAGCTAAGCTATAACAAGATCCACAAGACGATACATAACATGCAAATGACAACCTTCAAGTTCCGGTTTTGACGCTGCAACTGTGCGACAACACCTTGGAGTGCTTCAACTTCAACGGTTTTCGAACGGACGCTCTCGTCGAGTGCATCCTGCTTAGCAACCCTATCTCTCAATGCTCTTTGCACGTTGTCCCTATCAAGCTTCAGTTGTTTGAAAAAATACTCTTGATTCGGTGACAATGATGGATCAATCCAACGAAAGAATTTACAGTCGTCCTCCTTCCAGACTTGGCAACGATAGAAGCGTCGTCCGGGATTGGCATCCGTATTGGATGTCACCACATCAGCTTCAAGACCGTGATCACAGACCACTGCCTCAAACCTCGGCCACGTTCTGCTCGAATGCTGGGAAGAACTCGACATCCTGCATTTGAACAATCAAAACTCATATTAACAGTCATGAACCCTAAATACCCATTGCCAATTGCACACGGGAAATCGCTAAATTGCAGGTTGCCAACTGCACAATCGACCCCTAAACCCAACGAAATCAATCGCATCTTTAACGAAAAATCGGTAGGATGAATCGCGAATTGAACCCTAAAATGAAGCAATGGTCTTACCTTGTTACGGGATTTTCGCTTCCAATGGGGGTGGATGAATCGCGACTTGAATCCAAGAATGGAAAATGGTTGGGGGTGGATGAATccagcgagagaggaggagtGAATAGCGTTTGATTTGGGCGATATAACCTAATTTTGACTGATGATgtataaaacgacgtcgttttgacCATcagaaacgacgtcgttttgaaTTTTTCCGATGCCTGACACGTCGGAATTCAGGCATGCCACATAGGATTTTAAATTGCCGGAAATCACAGGGTCGGGTAGGGTTGGGAAATACCAGACAAAAAgtaaagttcgtgactttatacgccaaaAAAATggctcgtgggaaaaaccggaattcaggcaaagttcatgacttttaaggcagttatccctttATAGAAGTGCAAAAAAAAACAGACTTCTTagctaatactccctccgtccgccattaggagtcctattttttgtcgacacgagttttaaaaatattaagaaaagtgggtggaaaaaagttagtggaatataagtctcacttgtatatattagttttatatgaaatgtgagtggaatgagtttgTGGAAGATGAgatcctattaccatttatgatgaATGTGACATCCCCAACCTAAAATATGCTTTCTTTTACATATTTCTTTGcaagtggaatgagttagtggaaggtgagaccctattattatttatggtaAAGGTGATATTCCTAACTTAAAATATGCTTACTTTTACAAATTTCTTTGCAAGGGcatattttgttattatttgaataaaaataaagtgaggtaatagaaaaagaaattgattgaaagaaattagttaaataataaatatatatatgtgtgtgtacaTGCATAATAAACATGTGAGTATGTCCCTATGCTGTAGatatatacttatatataaatatagtacATGCATGatgttttaaatttgtaaagAGACGTGTCTCATTAATATTTCTTGTAGTATGACTAATACTTTTTAAACAAGGGTGATAAACATATTAAGTCGGTCTGTATAATAAAATAAGGAGGTAAAAagaattatttttcaaataaaaaatactcctattgTAAGCTACGTTTTTGTTTCAAAAGaacagaaaaaagaaagaaaggagaAGAACTCtataacg is a window of Salvia splendens isolate huo1 chromosome 3, SspV2, whole genome shotgun sequence DNA encoding:
- the LOC121796717 gene encoding uncharacterized protein At4g04775-like; the encoded protein is MVKTTSFYTSSVKIRLYRPNQTLFTPPLSLDSSTPNHFPFLDSSRDSSTPIGSENPVTRMSSSSQHSSRTWPRFEAVVCDHGLEADVVTSNTDANPGRRFYRCQVWKEDDCKFFRWIDPSLSPNQEYFFKQLKLDRDNVQRALRDRVAKQDALDESVRSKTVEVEALQGVVAQLQRQNRNLKVVICMLCIVLWILL